The proteins below are encoded in one region of Holophagaceae bacterium:
- the gcvPA gene encoding aminomethyl-transferring glycine dehydrogenase subunit GcvPA encodes MRYLPTAAAEDRALLDAIGANRAEDLLTGVPDHLKLHRALDLPATSSELEVLREMERLAGLNTRFAASFLGAGAYAHFIPSAIDHQISRQEWFTAYTPYQPEISQGTLQHIFEYQTLICDLTGLDMTNASLYDGGTSCLEAALMAVRVQKKRAKVLVSSGLHPHYLAVIRAGFAAHEELKLVEVALKDGVTDPVDLAAKLDETVAAVLVGYPNFLGAVEDLKVLSDLAHAKGALLVSVTQEAMAFGWLQAPGKVGADMACGEAMSFGNATNFGGPYLGFLAVKDAFKREIPGRVVGQTQDLDGRTGYVLTLTAREQHIRRDKATSNICSNQGLIALRANIFLQLAGPEGLKGLAEQNVAKAQYLRERLLELPDWDVPFEAPYFNEFVLRHTGDLKTMNEALEAEGILPGLDLTPYGHKNCVLWCATELNTRTQIEHLIEVLARVASVVG; translated from the coding sequence CCACCGCCGCCGCGGAAGACCGCGCCCTGCTCGATGCCATCGGCGCCAACCGCGCCGAAGACCTGCTCACGGGCGTGCCTGACCATTTGAAATTGCACCGGGCCCTGGACCTGCCCGCCACCTCGAGCGAGCTGGAGGTCCTGCGCGAAATGGAGCGCCTGGCGGGGCTCAACACCCGCTTCGCCGCCAGCTTCCTGGGCGCCGGAGCCTACGCCCATTTCATCCCGAGCGCCATCGACCACCAGATCTCGCGGCAGGAGTGGTTCACGGCCTACACGCCCTACCAGCCCGAGATTTCTCAAGGAACCCTGCAGCACATCTTCGAATACCAGACCCTCATTTGCGATCTCACGGGCCTGGACATGACCAACGCCAGCCTCTACGACGGCGGCACGAGCTGCCTGGAAGCGGCGCTCATGGCCGTGCGCGTGCAGAAGAAGCGCGCCAAGGTGCTGGTGAGCTCCGGGCTGCACCCCCATTACCTGGCGGTGATCCGCGCCGGATTCGCGGCCCACGAGGAATTGAAGCTGGTGGAGGTCGCCCTGAAGGACGGCGTCACCGACCCCGTGGATCTGGCCGCCAAGCTCGATGAAACCGTGGCGGCGGTGCTCGTGGGCTACCCGAATTTCCTGGGGGCCGTGGAAGACCTCAAGGTGCTTTCGGATCTGGCTCACGCGAAAGGCGCGCTGCTCGTCAGCGTGACCCAAGAAGCCATGGCTTTCGGCTGGCTGCAGGCGCCAGGCAAAGTCGGCGCGGACATGGCCTGCGGCGAGGCCATGAGCTTCGGCAACGCCACCAATTTCGGCGGACCCTACTTGGGTTTCCTGGCGGTGAAGGATGCCTTCAAGCGCGAGATCCCCGGCCGTGTGGTGGGCCAGACGCAGGATCTGGACGGCCGCACGGGCTACGTGCTCACGCTCACGGCGCGGGAGCAGCACATCCGCCGCGACAAGGCCACCAGCAACATCTGCTCGAACCAAGGGCTGATCGCCCTGCGGGCCAACATCTTCCTGCAACTGGCGGGCCCCGAAGGCCTGAAGGGCCTCGCGGAACAGAACGTCGCCAAGGCCCAGTACCTGCGGGAGCGACTGCTGGAACTCCCCGATTGGGATGTGCCCTTCGAAGCGCCGTACTTCAACGAGTTCGTCCTGCGCCACACCGGCGACCTGAAGACCATGAACGAAGCCCTTGAAGCCGAGGGCATCCTGCCGGGCCTGGACCTCACGCCCTACGGCCACAAGAACTGTGTGCTCTGGTGCGCCACGGAACTCAACACGCGGACGCAGATCGAACACCTGATCGAAGTGCTGGCGCGGGTTGCGTCGGTTGTCGGATAG